The Candidatus Paceibacterota bacterium sequence GACTTGGCTTAACCCTGGCCGGTCTGGTGGCCTTATGCGTCGGATTCTTCACGTATCAGACGACACGGAGATTCTGCGCCACCGCAAGCAGGGCTGCCGGGAAAATCGTCGTTCTGGAAAAGGTGGAATTTGATCGCAAAACTACAATGTACCCCGTGTTTTCTTTTCTTGATTCCAACGGTAACTCGAATGTTGTGCGCTGCGCCTCCGGATACCCGTTAAAGGGCTGGACCTTGGCCAGACGTCACAAGGTGGGCGATACAGTTGAGGTCCTGTATTCTTCCAGAGATCCGGACAGTGCTCTGCTGAACGAGTTTCTAGCGGTCTGGGGCTGGACCGTCCTGTTTGCAGGTGGCGGCCTGTTGCTTGCCAGTTGTGGAGGCATTTTGTGGTACTGGTCGGTGCACTGGCGAAAAGAGGTCTTCGGAAACCCTTCCGCTTGAATAAATGAAGCATGTTCCAGCCAACCCGACTGTTTCACGAAGAGATCCGCTGCCGCTTATCTTTGGGCTTCTGGGGTTTGCGTTAATGTGCGGGACAATCCTCTTCCGCATCAACCCGGTGGAAGGCTCTGTTGTGCCGGACTTCTTCCATGAAACCTTCGTGGGAAACGCGCTTTACTGGCTCATGTTTGTGACGTGCATGCCTGTGTTTATCCTGACCACGGCTTCAGTGAACGACGAGATGTTGGCATGGCTACCTGCCTGGTTGCCGGCTTTCAATCTCGCGTTGCTTGTAATGCAGGTTTTTCTTTATTGGCTGCTCGGCAAAACCATTTCCATGCTCTGCAAAAAAGGCCAGCACGTGTGTCGTTCGAAAGGGAAATGGAAAGGGGTCAGCCATTAGGGCATTTGTCCAACAGAAAAAAGCGTTGCCGTCCGATTCGTTTTAAACCGGTTTTTGCCGCAGCTCTTCCGACGAGCTCTGCCAGCCGACACGAACCTGCGTTTTCGTCGTTTGAATCGGAACACCGACCGAGCGTTTTGCGCGGCGAAGCGATCCGTTCAGTCAGCCATCCGGGTCTAGCGCGTTCTGAGCGGATGTCCTGGCTGAACCCCA is a genomic window containing:
- a CDS encoding DUF3592 domain-containing protein, whose product is MTVRMPRLKMPSPDIQKDIRFQKRLGLGLTLAGLVALCVGFFTYQTTRRFCATASRAAGKIVVLEKVEFDRKTTMYPVFSFLDSNGNSNVVRCASGYPLKGWTLARRHKVGDTVEVLYSSRDPDSALLNEFLAVWGWTVLFAGGGLLLASCGGILWYWSVHWRKEVFGNPSA